In the Populus trichocarpa isolate Nisqually-1 chromosome 1, P.trichocarpa_v4.1, whole genome shotgun sequence genome, one interval contains:
- the LOC7487563 gene encoding uncharacterized protein LOC7487563 isoform X1, with the protein MGKRKERRLAAVSNAGRRIKLDLFAEPSGDLGGSSVNNGVGGDIDPSQRAELPNSPSSSGQLPQNPLLLLGQYSDDDLDEESSKRPDSSIAVNSPADHNDQPLQEAPIGEGKGGNSNALEDLTTQEVDQQDMRRDSMSVDVLEGLEGGDSRESDATASADTLKEKDSLEKISITGISNAQAIGDVSSGWRMVVHEESNQYYYWNTETGETSWEIPAVLAQQNQLTSDQNACAAEYMETAHMGANLSTSTLAAGLDSSLPALLVEGSVGNDLIPQSTEVYGNEPQMNDWVEGYRNEYVKDKNWDAEAHQGETQSNFAAINTSLGDVSSVVSEHIHDALANDHRGIDLSTSLMKQCESLLERLESLKGYGSHLQGQDQMLKYNLEVEIRLSDIKSLSTYGSPLLPFWVHCERRLKQLEDVINNEIYQLAVSAQMDGDVETTADDSFKEKEKSQENMGEESEADAHENSTKSEVSPVSTSIENDSHDKGDFGSIHSSNILAGSPSMHLEGGAPVSEELNGTIHLNAEIHPAEDIDMDVDMEVEEGEFCPASITTFGDALSAEDVGLNEKMVQSNPPAEHLSLSSGDALTVPPPPDEEWIPPPPPDNDQVPPPPPDNEQVPPPPPDEPPECSYPPLPSYPETGQPLPYAEQYNLTYPDLNFQYYGHTVAVPSCNFYGNTDGSQAAVPHASLYYLATPSTYVETDSVMVNSVQPVEYYNVQDGSVPVPVVSGVESSQSYIESGPVSYDTLASDQIKTGDSVAELNVKLGGSAVGVETYLASKGVPSTLTTTEAPTLASVKETAYASSTNAVTASTAAAASALLTGAKVQTKVSRKKRTVAVAPSLRSNKKVSSLVDKWKAAKEELNENEEEEPKSAYEIFEKKRQREIEEWHAKQIASGEAKDNANFQPLGGDWRERVKRRRAQAAKAAALTPSEAPTDENKQPDLEELSKGLPSGWQAELSHFIQGKCKGKTVSKALSSLFFLFGNVAGQWLLLFFWEAEM; encoded by the exons ATGGGGAAGAGAAAAGAGCGCCGCCTTGCTGCTGTGAGTAACGCCGGCCGTCGCATCAAGCTCGATCTCTTCGCGGAACCCTCTG GAGATTTGGGTGGCTCCTCTGTAAATAACGGAGTTGGAGGGGATATAGATCCGTCACAACGTGCTGAATTACCCAATTCACCATCATCTTCAG GTCAACTGCCACAGAACCCGCTTCTGTTACTTGGGCAATATAGTGATGATGATTTAGATGAGGAATCAAGTAAAAGGCCAGACAGTTCTATTGCAGTGAATTCCCCAGCTGACCATAATGACCAG CCTTTGCAGGAGGCGCCTATTGGTGAAGGAAAAGGTGGAAATTCCAATGCTCTTGAAGATCTCACCACACAGGAGGTTGATCAACAGGACATGAGGAGAGATTCTATGTCAGTTGATGTTTTAGAGGGCCTGGAAGGTGGTGATTCTAGGGAAAGCGATGCTACTGCCTCAGCTGATacattgaaagaaaaggattcgtTGGAGAAAATCTCTATCACTGGAATTTCTAATGCACAGGCTATTGGAGATGTGAGTTCAGGCTGGAGGATGGTAGTGCATGAAGAGAGTAATCAGTACTATTACTGGAATACTGAAACTGGTGAAACTTCCTGGGAAATACCGGCTGTTTTGGCTCAGCAAAATCAATTGACCTCTGATCAGAACGCATGTGCTGCTGAATATATGGAAACTGCTCACATGGGTGCAAATTTGTCTACTTCAACTTTAGCTGCTGGATTGGATAGTTCTTTACCTGCATTATTAGTAGAGGGTTCAGTAGGTAATGATTTGATTCCTCAAAGCACAGAAGTGTATGGAAATGAGCCACAGATGAATGACTGGGTTGAAGGATACAGAAATGAATATGTGAAAGATAAAAATTGGGATGCTGAAGCTCATCAGGGGGAGACACAGAGTAACTTTGCTGCAATTAATACCTCTTTGGGTGATGTGAGTTCGGTAGTTTCGGAGCACATACACGATGCACTAGCTAATGATCATAGAGGAATAGATCTTTCAACTAGTCTCATGAAACAATGTGAGAGTTTGTTGGAGAGACTAGAGTCATTGAAAGG GTATGGGAGTCATCTGCAAGGTCAAGACCAGATGCTGAAGTATAATCTAGAAGTAGAGATAAGACTTTCTGATATCAAGTCACTTTCAACTTATGGTTCACCTTTGCTTCCATTTTGGGTCCATTGCGAAAGGCGACTTAAACAATTAGAAGATGTCATTAACAATGAAATTTACCAGCTTGCAGTGTCCGCACAAATGGATGGTGATGTTGAAACTACTGCTGATGattcttttaaagaaaaggaaaaatctcaagaaaatatGGGTGAAGAATCTGAAGCAGATGCACATGAGAACAGTACAAAATCTGAAGTTTCACCTGTTTCTACTAGCATTGAGAACGATTCACATGATAAAGGTGACTTTGGAAGTATCCATTCTAGCAATATTCTTGCAGGATCTCCTAGCATGCATTTGGAAGGTGGTGCTCCAGTTAGTGAAGAATTGAATGGGACTATTCATCTGAATGCTGAGATCCATCCTGCTGAAGATATTGACATGGATGTAGACATGGAAGTTGAAGAGGGAGAGTTTTGTCCTGCAAGCATCACTACTTTTGGAGATGCTTTGAGTGCTGAAGATGTTGGACTGAATGAGAAAATGGTTCAGTCAAATCCACCTGCAGAGCACCTGTCCTTGTCATCAGGGGATGCATTGACTGTTCCACCTCCTCCAGATGAGGAATGGATTCCCCCGCCACCACCTGATAATGATCAGGTCCCTCCACCCCCTCCTGATAATGAACAAGTTCCTCCACCCCCACCAGATGAACCTCCTGAATGCTCATATCCTCCACTTCCATCTTATCCAGAGACAGGTCAACCTCTCCCTTACGCAGAACAATACAACTTAACCTATCCGGACCTCAATTTCCAATACTATGGACACACAGTTGCTGTCCCAAGTTGTAATTTCTATGGAAATACTGATGGAAGTCAGGCTGCTGTGCCACATGCATCACTTTATTACCTAGCAACTCCTAGCACATATGTTGAAACTGATTCAGTTATGGTCAATTCTGTTCAGCCAGTAGAATATTACAATGTTCAAGATGGATCAGTGCCTGTGCCTGTTGTTAGTGGTGTAGAATCTTCTCAGTCATATATTGAATCTGGTCCTGTGAGTTATGATACCCTTGCTTCTGATCAAATAAAGACAGGCGACTCTGTAGCAGAGCTGAATGTGAAGCTTGGTGGCTCGGCTGTTGGTGTTGAGACTTATTTGGCATCTAAAGGGGTTCCTTCTACTCTGACCACCACTGAAGCTCCTACATTAGCTAGTGTGAAAGAGACTGCTTATGCATCATCAACCAATGCAGTCACTGCTTCTACTGCAGCAGCTGCATCTGCCTTGTTAACAGGTGCCAAGGTTCAAACTaaag tTTCACGTAAAAAGCGGACAGTTGCTGTTGCACCCTCTTTGAGGTCTAATAAGAAAGTCTCCAGTTTGGTGGACAAG TGGAAAGCAGCCAAAGAggagttgaatgagaatgaggAAGAAGAACCTAAAAGTGCTTATGAGATATTTGAGAAGAAGCGGCAAAGGGAAATTGAG gAGTGGCATGCTAAGCAAATTGCCAGTGGAGAGGCCAAGGATAATGCTAACTTTCAGCCTCTGGGTGGTGACTG GCGCGAGCGAGTAAAGCGCAGGAGAGCTCAAGCAGCTAAAGCAGCTGCATTGACTCCGTCGGAGGCCCCAACTGATGAAAACAAGCAGCCTGATTTAGAAGAACTCTCAAAGGGCCTTCCATCTGGCTGGCAG GCTGAACTCAGCCATTTCATCCAGGGAAAATGTAAGGGCAAGACAGTTTCAAAGGCTCTcagttcccttttctttttgtttggaaatgtcgCTGGGCAGTGGCTTCTATTGTTCTTCTGGGAAGCAGAGATGTAG
- the LOC7487563 gene encoding uncharacterized protein LOC7487563 isoform X5 produces the protein MRRDSMSVDVLEGLEGGDSRESDATASADTLKEKDSLEKISITGISNAQAIGDVSSGWRMVVHEESNQYYYWNTETGETSWEIPAVLAQQNQLTSDQNACAAEYMETAHMGANLSTSTLAAGLDSSLPALLVEGSVGNDLIPQSTEVYGNEPQMNDWVEGYRNEYVKDKNWDAEAHQGETQSNFAAINTSLGDVSSVVSEHIHDALANDHRGIDLSTSLMKQCESLLERLESLKGYGSHLQGQDQMLKYNLEVEIRLSDIKSLSTYGSPLLPFWVHCERRLKQLEDVINNEIYQLAVSAQMDGDVETTADDSFKEKEKSQENMGEESEADAHENSTKSEVSPVSTSIENDSHDKGDFGSIHSSNILAGSPSMHLEGGAPVSEELNGTIHLNAEIHPAEDIDMDVDMEVEEGEFCPASITTFGDALSAEDVGLNEKMVQSNPPAEHLSLSSGDALTVPPPPDEEWIPPPPPDNDQVPPPPPDNEQVPPPPPDEPPECSYPPLPSYPETGQPLPYAEQYNLTYPDLNFQYYGHTVAVPSCNFYGNTDGSQAAVPHASLYYLATPSTYVETDSVMVNSVQPVEYYNVQDGSVPVPVVSGVESSQSYIESGPVSYDTLASDQIKTGDSVAELNVKLGGSAVGVETYLASKGVPSTLTTTEAPTLASVKETAYASSTNAVTASTAAAASALLTGAKVQTKVSRKKRTVAVAPSLRSNKKVSSLVDKWKAAKEELNENEEEEPKSAYEIFEKKRQREIEEWHAKQIASGEAKDNANFQPLGGDWRERVKRRRAQAAKAAALTPSEAPTDENKQPDLEELSKGLPSGWQAELSHFIQGKCKGKTVSKALSSLFFLFGNVAGQWLLLFFWEAEM, from the exons ATGAGGAGAGATTCTATGTCAGTTGATGTTTTAGAGGGCCTGGAAGGTGGTGATTCTAGGGAAAGCGATGCTACTGCCTCAGCTGATacattgaaagaaaaggattcgtTGGAGAAAATCTCTATCACTGGAATTTCTAATGCACAGGCTATTGGAGATGTGAGTTCAGGCTGGAGGATGGTAGTGCATGAAGAGAGTAATCAGTACTATTACTGGAATACTGAAACTGGTGAAACTTCCTGGGAAATACCGGCTGTTTTGGCTCAGCAAAATCAATTGACCTCTGATCAGAACGCATGTGCTGCTGAATATATGGAAACTGCTCACATGGGTGCAAATTTGTCTACTTCAACTTTAGCTGCTGGATTGGATAGTTCTTTACCTGCATTATTAGTAGAGGGTTCAGTAGGTAATGATTTGATTCCTCAAAGCACAGAAGTGTATGGAAATGAGCCACAGATGAATGACTGGGTTGAAGGATACAGAAATGAATATGTGAAAGATAAAAATTGGGATGCTGAAGCTCATCAGGGGGAGACACAGAGTAACTTTGCTGCAATTAATACCTCTTTGGGTGATGTGAGTTCGGTAGTTTCGGAGCACATACACGATGCACTAGCTAATGATCATAGAGGAATAGATCTTTCAACTAGTCTCATGAAACAATGTGAGAGTTTGTTGGAGAGACTAGAGTCATTGAAAGG GTATGGGAGTCATCTGCAAGGTCAAGACCAGATGCTGAAGTATAATCTAGAAGTAGAGATAAGACTTTCTGATATCAAGTCACTTTCAACTTATGGTTCACCTTTGCTTCCATTTTGGGTCCATTGCGAAAGGCGACTTAAACAATTAGAAGATGTCATTAACAATGAAATTTACCAGCTTGCAGTGTCCGCACAAATGGATGGTGATGTTGAAACTACTGCTGATGattcttttaaagaaaaggaaaaatctcaagaaaatatGGGTGAAGAATCTGAAGCAGATGCACATGAGAACAGTACAAAATCTGAAGTTTCACCTGTTTCTACTAGCATTGAGAACGATTCACATGATAAAGGTGACTTTGGAAGTATCCATTCTAGCAATATTCTTGCAGGATCTCCTAGCATGCATTTGGAAGGTGGTGCTCCAGTTAGTGAAGAATTGAATGGGACTATTCATCTGAATGCTGAGATCCATCCTGCTGAAGATATTGACATGGATGTAGACATGGAAGTTGAAGAGGGAGAGTTTTGTCCTGCAAGCATCACTACTTTTGGAGATGCTTTGAGTGCTGAAGATGTTGGACTGAATGAGAAAATGGTTCAGTCAAATCCACCTGCAGAGCACCTGTCCTTGTCATCAGGGGATGCATTGACTGTTCCACCTCCTCCAGATGAGGAATGGATTCCCCCGCCACCACCTGATAATGATCAGGTCCCTCCACCCCCTCCTGATAATGAACAAGTTCCTCCACCCCCACCAGATGAACCTCCTGAATGCTCATATCCTCCACTTCCATCTTATCCAGAGACAGGTCAACCTCTCCCTTACGCAGAACAATACAACTTAACCTATCCGGACCTCAATTTCCAATACTATGGACACACAGTTGCTGTCCCAAGTTGTAATTTCTATGGAAATACTGATGGAAGTCAGGCTGCTGTGCCACATGCATCACTTTATTACCTAGCAACTCCTAGCACATATGTTGAAACTGATTCAGTTATGGTCAATTCTGTTCAGCCAGTAGAATATTACAATGTTCAAGATGGATCAGTGCCTGTGCCTGTTGTTAGTGGTGTAGAATCTTCTCAGTCATATATTGAATCTGGTCCTGTGAGTTATGATACCCTTGCTTCTGATCAAATAAAGACAGGCGACTCTGTAGCAGAGCTGAATGTGAAGCTTGGTGGCTCGGCTGTTGGTGTTGAGACTTATTTGGCATCTAAAGGGGTTCCTTCTACTCTGACCACCACTGAAGCTCCTACATTAGCTAGTGTGAAAGAGACTGCTTATGCATCATCAACCAATGCAGTCACTGCTTCTACTGCAGCAGCTGCATCTGCCTTGTTAACAGGTGCCAAGGTTCAAACTaaag tTTCACGTAAAAAGCGGACAGTTGCTGTTGCACCCTCTTTGAGGTCTAATAAGAAAGTCTCCAGTTTGGTGGACAAG TGGAAAGCAGCCAAAGAggagttgaatgagaatgaggAAGAAGAACCTAAAAGTGCTTATGAGATATTTGAGAAGAAGCGGCAAAGGGAAATTGAG gAGTGGCATGCTAAGCAAATTGCCAGTGGAGAGGCCAAGGATAATGCTAACTTTCAGCCTCTGGGTGGTGACTG GCGCGAGCGAGTAAAGCGCAGGAGAGCTCAAGCAGCTAAAGCAGCTGCATTGACTCCGTCGGAGGCCCCAACTGATGAAAACAAGCAGCCTGATTTAGAAGAACTCTCAAAGGGCCTTCCATCTGGCTGGCAG GCTGAACTCAGCCATTTCATCCAGGGAAAATGTAAGGGCAAGACAGTTTCAAAGGCTCTcagttcccttttctttttgtttggaaatgtcgCTGGGCAGTGGCTTCTATTGTTCTTCTGGGAAGCAGAGATGTAG